The following coding sequences are from one Lolium rigidum isolate FL_2022 chromosome 6, APGP_CSIRO_Lrig_0.1, whole genome shotgun sequence window:
- the LOC124662614 gene encoding B3 domain-containing protein Os03g0212300-like has protein sequence MVTLRSQRETGKSVPPEAPGQADLEFCKYMSYGHSWEKLVLPDKFGSTVMGRGLPEVKLRVAGGERRAWDVEVVADEYGDVYLAGGWREFARTNGLELGQLLFFRYDGVALITIRVLEGKPSPDQDEEEEDGAGTLRSLAAFPLVYLLLEFTVLRGRTKTEGNSSPPAPAPAPVPAPMGSESSNGGGDTADVGTVDPASSQFIVMLKECHFGLKQHQYLHVPADFHKAHGYTERRRVVLQMRGKSWTVNLKHTKLVGSGRRRTALRYGWHQFCVDNGLGLGDTCFFHALPEGSGEDHVLRVEVRKQDGTIVK, from the exons ATGGTGACTCTGCGCTCTCAGAG AGAAACCGGGAAATCGGTGCCGCCGGAGGCGCCGGGCCAAGCCGATCTGGAGTTCTGCAAGTACATGTCCTACGGACACTCCTGGGAGAAACTG GTGCTGCCTGACAAGTTCGGGAGCACGGTCATGGGCCGTGGGCTCCCGGAGGTGAAGCTGCGGGTGGCAGGCGGAGAGCGGCGCGCGTGGGACGTGGAGGTCGTGGCCGACGAGTACGGCGACGTGTACCTCGCTGGCGGCTGGCGGGAGTTCGCTCGCACCAACGGCCTGGAGCTGGGTCAGCTCCTCTTCTTCCGCTACGACGGCGTTGCCCTGATCACCATCAGGGTCTTGGAGGGGAAACCGTCACCCgaccaggacgaggaggaggaggacggcgcggGTACACTTCGATCTCTCGCGGCGTTCCCTTTGGTTTATCTTCTCTTGGAATTTACAGTCTTGCGCGGTCGAACTAAAACAGAAGGGAACtcttcgccgccggcgccggccccgGCACCAGTGCCGGCCCCGATGGGCAGTGAAAGCAGTAACGGTGGCGGCGACACGGCGGACGTGGGCACCGTTGACCCGGCGTCATCGCAGTTCATCGTGATGCTGAAGGAGTGCCACTTCGGCCTGAAGCAGCATCAGTACCTG CACGTGCCTGCAGATTTCCATAAGGCTCATGGATACACGGAGAGGAGGAGGGTGGTGCTGCAGATGCGCGGCAAGTCGTGGACCGTGAACCTCAAGCATACCAAGCTCGTCGGAAGCGGGAGGAGACGCACGGCGCTCAGGTACGGGTGGCACCAGTTCTGCGTCGACAACGGTCTTGGCCTCGGCGACACCTGCTTCTTCCATGCGCTCCCGGAGGGCAGCGGCGAGGACCACGTGCTCAGGGTTGAGGTGCGCAAGCAAGACGGCACCATTGTCAAGTGA